Proteins found in one Nitratiruptor sp. SB155-2 genomic segment:
- a CDS encoding DUF3971 domain-containing protein, with amino-acid sequence MLTKTSSTITKVILSTLFATLILLGGTYFFLKKGIYIEHLDFHPIHIKKLYLKLDKKLILKAQKIHLESDKRSKTDFSVESAKKNLYLINLIPKYFEYIELDTLIIHKQKIEFYFTHNIFTLITPKFELVTTLKYDKNKIYANIKRLVFKKYKTLIKGRAVTTTKDFLFKGTFNTHDILGNIRLSKIGDIVKIYLESRPFTNRQLQNLFVQIPINEEIKSWSCKKIRAKKYRLQFFEGKIDLKKGFDPNLFKGRAVAYDGTIDFQKGIAPVVVKQIILDYKSNNLYFTLRKPIFQKRSLQGSKVTIYHLGQSKSYIDILIKIKTRFDKEIKKVLASYDVHIPIIHKKGILDSIVNVKLYFHDYSTDVQGSFTTKNSLIHIQNFDLFLQKANFSLHNKQITIHPSLVSLPPIVKADVQGKIDLHKQYAKLDLHDTNVSIKEKSYIILKADNLSEKLLLDLKHSKAHLKRFNTDIFFNKRTMVRLNDLTLIKPYSPFLQKLDPQKGWAKVTIDKPIRFEAELVKKNNIIYEGGKNIDHFFIRGFAGNAGLSLDINNKISISFKDKKVNGSFKNLDLKLDTLFQKKNKIDQSPFNDIRASFKLFNMKILYKKRVLPIEFGHLNLGETIHFSGNYGPTRYVFMYQNNNVNISMKNMHDEVLHKLFKMNFLSKGEYELVLHGPVGKMRGRFSVQRAYIKNLQAFNNLFAFINSVPALITFQNPGFNTKGLFIKNGYVDFIYSKELLYIKKLHLVSDSTTFDGEGIIDLKANKIGMVLQLKTLKSVTNILNKIPVAGYILLGKDGSVSTTIKITGDLDNPKIKTQTIKDTLHAPLNIIKRTLLLPFKLFD; translated from the coding sequence CTGTTGAAAGCGCCAAAAAAAATCTGTATCTTATCAATCTTATCCCAAAATATTTCGAATATATCGAACTGGATACACTTATCATCCACAAGCAAAAAATAGAGTTCTATTTTACTCATAATATTTTTACGCTTATTACACCCAAATTTGAACTTGTAACGACATTGAAATATGATAAAAACAAAATCTATGCAAACATCAAGCGCCTTGTTTTTAAAAAGTACAAAACCCTCATTAAAGGACGGGCCGTAACGACAACCAAAGATTTTCTCTTCAAAGGAACATTCAATACACACGATATACTAGGGAATATTCGTCTCTCAAAAATTGGCGATATCGTAAAAATATATCTTGAAAGCCGACCATTTACCAATAGACAGCTACAAAATCTTTTTGTACAAATACCCATCAACGAAGAGATCAAATCCTGGAGTTGTAAAAAGATACGCGCTAAAAAATATCGGCTTCAGTTTTTCGAAGGTAAAATAGATTTAAAAAAAGGATTCGATCCAAATCTTTTTAAAGGTCGAGCAGTCGCCTACGATGGAACCATAGATTTTCAAAAAGGCATTGCTCCAGTAGTTGTTAAACAGATCATACTCGACTATAAAAGCAATAATCTCTATTTTACACTGCGTAAACCCATATTTCAAAAAAGATCTTTGCAAGGCTCAAAAGTCACCATATACCATCTAGGGCAATCTAAAAGCTATATAGATATTCTCATTAAGATAAAAACCAGATTTGACAAAGAAATTAAAAAAGTTCTTGCATCATATGACGTTCATATCCCCATTATTCATAAAAAAGGAATTTTAGACAGCATTGTCAACGTAAAACTCTATTTCCATGACTACTCTACAGATGTACAAGGATCTTTCACAACAAAAAACTCTTTGATTCACATCCAAAACTTTGATCTCTTTTTACAAAAAGCGAATTTTTCTTTGCACAATAAACAGATCACTATTCACCCATCACTCGTTTCTCTACCACCCATTGTGAAAGCTGATGTCCAAGGAAAAATAGATTTACATAAACAATATGCAAAATTAGACCTGCATGATACGAACGTCTCTATCAAGGAAAAGAGTTATATTATTCTAAAGGCTGACAATCTCTCTGAAAAACTTCTTCTAGATCTCAAACACTCCAAGGCACATCTGAAAAGATTCAATACCGATATCTTCTTTAACAAGCGTACTATGGTACGATTGAATGATCTTACGCTCATCAAACCCTACTCGCCTTTCCTTCAAAAATTAGATCCACAAAAAGGATGGGCAAAAGTCACCATCGACAAGCCTATTCGATTTGAAGCAGAATTGGTGAAAAAAAACAATATTATCTATGAAGGCGGGAAAAATATCGATCATTTTTTCATCCGTGGTTTCGCTGGAAATGCCGGATTGAGTTTAGATATCAACAATAAAATATCAATCTCTTTCAAAGACAAAAAAGTGAACGGATCATTCAAGAATCTCGATCTTAAACTCGATACACTGTTTCAAAAGAAAAACAAGATAGACCAGTCACCTTTCAATGACATTCGTGCCTCTTTCAAACTTTTCAACATGAAAATTCTTTACAAAAAAAGAGTTCTTCCCATCGAGTTTGGTCATCTGAATCTTGGGGAGACGATTCATTTTTCAGGCAATTATGGTCCTACTAGATATGTTTTTATGTATCAAAACAATAACGTAAATATTTCTATGAAAAATATGCACGATGAAGTGCTACATAAACTTTTTAAAATGAATTTTCTCTCCAAAGGAGAATATGAGCTTGTATTACATGGACCGGTAGGCAAAATGAGAGGACGCTTTTCCGTTCAAAGGGCATATATCAAAAATCTTCAAGCTTTTAACAATCTTTTCGCGTTTATCAATTCCGTTCCCGCCCTCATCACGTTTCAAAATCCAGGTTTTAATACAAAAGGGCTCTTTATAAAAAATGGCTATGTCGATTTTATCTATTCAAAAGAGCTGTTGTACATCAAGAAACTTCATCTCGTTTCCGATTCCACAACGTTTGACGGAGAGGGTATTATCGATCTCAAGGCAAATAAAATTGGAATGGTTCTACAATTAAAAACATTGAAATCCGTTACAAATATTTTGAATAAAATTCCTGTTGCAGGATACATATTACTAGGAAAAGATGGTAGTGTCTCCACTACGATTAAAATAACAGGGGATCTAGACAATCCAAAAATCAAAACTCAAACTATAAAAGATACACTACATGCGCCTCTCAATATTATCAAAAGGACATTGCTTTTGCCATTCAAACTTTTTGATTAG
- a CDS encoding ABC transporter permease has protein sequence MDKRFVNFVVRRYLRFDKEQPFIFLSALLAFLGIAIGVMVLIVAMGIMNGMDKEFEKKLFTMNYPLTILPKFSARIDKTVVERLQKKFPNLLMSPYITAQVIYKKGNNLEGGVIFGVDFDKERKINDVFKHYVKQPPKKYEIIVGKELYKEFYLTPNEKIFVIFPQSEPNGFSVTPIFKRFRVKGYFHSGLIAYDKAYSYTTLASLRKILHMKKTDFSGIHVYSSQPRKDKEKIEAFLGDDYSVIGWWQLNGNFFSALAMEKRALFIVLMLIILVASLNIVSSLLMMVMNRRKEIALQLSLGATQKEIESIFFRLGSIIGGFGIVTGALLGLMGIYILSHFDIVQLPADVYGTSRLPIDLSILDFCAVIAGAIIITVISSIYPAKKSVKINIIDVLRNE, from the coding sequence ATGGATAAACGTTTTGTCAATTTCGTAGTCCGCAGATATCTGCGCTTTGACAAAGAGCAGCCGTTTATCTTCCTTTCTGCTCTTCTCGCTTTTTTAGGCATAGCAATAGGAGTGATGGTTCTTATTGTGGCTATGGGTATCATGAATGGTATGGATAAAGAGTTTGAAAAAAAGCTCTTTACCATGAATTATCCGCTTACTATCCTTCCCAAATTTAGTGCAAGAATCGATAAAACGGTTGTTGAACGTTTGCAAAAAAAATTTCCAAATCTCTTGATGAGCCCCTATATAACTGCCCAAGTTATCTATAAAAAGGGCAATAACTTAGAAGGCGGAGTGATTTTTGGAGTCGATTTTGACAAAGAGCGCAAAATAAATGATGTTTTCAAGCATTATGTCAAGCAACCACCCAAAAAATATGAAATAATTGTCGGTAAAGAGCTTTATAAAGAGTTTTACCTCACTCCAAACGAGAAAATCTTTGTCATTTTTCCGCAAAGTGAACCAAACGGTTTTTCCGTGACGCCTATTTTTAAGCGTTTTAGGGTAAAGGGATATTTTCATTCAGGCCTGATTGCATACGATAAAGCCTATTCCTATACAACACTGGCGTCGTTACGAAAAATTCTTCATATGAAAAAGACCGATTTTAGTGGTATTCATGTTTACTCTTCTCAACCAAGAAAGGACAAGGAAAAAATTGAGGCATTTTTGGGGGATGACTATTCGGTTATAGGATGGTGGCAACTCAATGGCAACTTCTTTTCCGCCCTTGCCATGGAAAAACGTGCTCTGTTTATCGTTCTTATGCTCATTATTCTTGTAGCGTCACTCAATATTGTCAGTTCTCTTTTGATGATGGTCATGAACAGAAGAAAAGAGATAGCATTGCAACTCTCCCTGGGTGCCACACAAAAAGAGATTGAATCGATCTTTTTTAGACTCGGCTCTATTATAGGTGGTTTTGGAATCGTTACTGGTGCTCTGCTGGGATTAATGGGGATCTATATTTTGAGCCATTTTGATATCGTTCAACTCCCGGCTGACGTTTATGGGACTTCTAGGCTTCCGATCGATTTGAGTATCTTAGATTTCTGTGCTGTTATCGCCGGTGCAATCATCATCACCGTTATATCTTCGATCTATCCAGCTAAAAAATCCGTTAAAATCAATATTATCGATGTTTTACGCAACGAATAG